The Verrucomicrobium spinosum DSM 4136 = JCM 18804 genome includes a region encoding these proteins:
- the nusG gene encoding transcription termination/antitermination protein NusG, whose product MPETETAHWYCVHTKPKCEHIAAASMRQLEHVETFCPRIRFQRSTPRGKVWFVEALFPSYFFARFVYSEAHRAVKHTHNVIRIVGFGGDPAPIPDLTIENLREEMQGAELREVKYGVEVGDTVEVAEGPMRGLKGVVESLASGEQRVKLLLEFLGRQSLVEVQASKLLSEKAPRDVMAAKKGP is encoded by the coding sequence ATGCCCGAGACTGAGACAGCCCATTGGTATTGCGTTCATACTAAACCGAAGTGTGAACACATCGCGGCAGCCTCCATGCGGCAGTTGGAGCATGTGGAGACCTTCTGCCCTCGCATCCGCTTCCAGCGCAGCACGCCGCGGGGGAAGGTCTGGTTTGTGGAGGCCCTCTTTCCCAGCTATTTCTTTGCACGCTTTGTGTACTCGGAAGCGCATCGCGCGGTCAAGCATACCCATAACGTCATCCGAATCGTGGGATTCGGGGGGGATCCGGCTCCGATCCCAGACTTAACGATCGAGAACCTTCGGGAGGAGATGCAGGGGGCGGAACTCCGTGAGGTGAAATACGGTGTGGAGGTGGGTGACACCGTGGAAGTGGCGGAAGGTCCCATGCGTGGGCTGAAAGGGGTCGTGGAAAGCCTGGCCAGCGGGGAGCAGCGCGTGAAGCTTCTTCTTGAGTTTCTAGGCCGCCAAAGTCTCGTGGAGGTGCAGGCTTCCAAATTGCTGAGCGAAAAAGCCCCTCGGGATGTGATGGCAGCCAAAAAAGGCCCGTGA
- a CDS encoding 3-deoxy-7-phosphoheptulonate synthase, translating into MSDKHRTDDLRIEHIRDLVSPSIFMDQIPLGEAHEDFVTASRVSAEDILMGRGDRLLVVAGPCSIHDPKSALEYAELLKGAREKYAEELELVMRVYFEKPRTTVGWKGFINDPGLDESFDINTGLREGRKLLVKIAEMGVPAGTEFLDVITPQYIADVVSWGAIGARTTESQVHRQLASGLSMPVGFKNGTDGNIQIALDAIAAAQGSHVFLSVTKHGTAAIVQTKGNNACHVILRGGKASPNYDAASVSNAVEQLRSRGLPPHLMVDCSHGNSLKDYSRQPLVAKDVASQIASGSTGVAGVMIESHLCGGRQDVKPGQELTYGQSITDACVSWETTLEMFDDLAAAVRARRALAAKA; encoded by the coding sequence ATGAGTGACAAGCACCGTACAGACGACCTTCGCATTGAGCATATTCGCGACCTCGTGTCGCCGAGCATCTTCATGGACCAGATTCCCTTGGGAGAGGCCCACGAAGACTTTGTGACGGCGTCTCGTGTTTCAGCCGAAGACATTCTCATGGGACGCGGCGACCGCTTGCTGGTGGTGGCAGGCCCGTGCTCCATTCACGATCCCAAGTCTGCCCTGGAATATGCCGAGCTGCTGAAGGGGGCCCGTGAGAAGTATGCGGAGGAGCTGGAACTGGTGATGCGTGTCTATTTTGAGAAGCCGCGGACCACCGTCGGCTGGAAGGGCTTCATCAATGATCCTGGATTGGACGAGAGCTTCGACATCAACACCGGTCTGCGGGAAGGCCGCAAGCTGCTCGTGAAGATCGCGGAGATGGGCGTGCCCGCTGGCACGGAGTTTCTGGATGTGATCACGCCGCAGTACATTGCGGACGTGGTGAGTTGGGGGGCCATTGGTGCCCGCACCACGGAGAGCCAGGTGCATCGCCAGCTCGCCTCCGGCTTGTCCATGCCTGTGGGCTTCAAGAACGGCACGGATGGCAATATCCAGATCGCGCTGGACGCCATTGCGGCGGCCCAGGGTTCGCATGTATTTCTCTCTGTGACCAAGCACGGCACCGCAGCGATCGTCCAGACCAAAGGAAACAACGCCTGCCATGTGATCCTGCGCGGGGGCAAAGCCTCCCCGAACTACGATGCCGCCAGCGTGAGCAATGCGGTGGAGCAGCTTCGTTCCCGCGGTCTGCCCCCGCACCTGATGGTGGATTGCAGCCACGGCAACAGCCTGAAGGACTACAGCCGCCAGCCGCTGGTGGCCAAGGATGTTGCGTCCCAGATCGCCTCTGGCAGCACCGGGGTGGCAGGGGTGATGATCGAAAGCCACCTCTGCGGCGGGCGCCAGGATGTGAAGCCGGGCCAGGAGCTTACCTATGGTCAGAGCATCACAGACGCCTGCGTCTCCTGGGAAACCACGCTGGAGATGTTCGACGACCTCGCCGCGGCAGTCCGGGCACGGCGTGCCCTTGCAGCGAAGGCATAA
- the rfaE1 gene encoding D-glycero-beta-D-manno-heptose-7-phosphate kinase, giving the protein MTSADLARFRQTRILVIGDVMLDHFVRGNVRRISPEAPVPVVEVTEETFNPGGAANVACNIAGFSNQVSLMGRIGRDHAADHLGRLLQSEGVGTQSMLVSNTIPTISKARVVARQQQIVRVDREKLVALTAEELEEVEQKLSAAAGELDAIILEDYGKGFITEPLMRSVTRIARASNILVTVDPSPRNPLPWSGVNLVKPNRLEAFAAAGLEDHHLPVPAEQNEELLRVGHTLLERWDTPMVLVTLGEQGMMLFRRHEAPHHIPTRAREVYDVSGAGDTAIAVLTMALASGLDPVQAADVANHASGIVVGKLGTACVTPEELRAAYDS; this is encoded by the coding sequence GTGACCTCAGCCGACCTCGCCCGCTTCCGCCAGACCCGCATCCTCGTTATTGGGGATGTGATGCTCGACCACTTTGTCCGCGGCAACGTGCGCCGCATCTCCCCAGAGGCCCCAGTGCCTGTCGTGGAGGTGACAGAGGAGACCTTCAACCCGGGTGGTGCGGCCAATGTGGCCTGCAACATCGCTGGCTTTTCCAACCAGGTGTCTTTGATGGGACGGATCGGACGAGACCATGCTGCGGATCATCTGGGGCGCCTGCTCCAGAGCGAAGGCGTGGGCACCCAGTCCATGCTGGTGAGCAATACGATCCCGACGATCTCCAAGGCGCGCGTGGTGGCCCGACAGCAACAGATTGTGCGGGTGGACCGCGAGAAGCTCGTGGCCCTGACTGCTGAGGAGCTGGAAGAGGTGGAACAGAAGCTCAGCGCAGCCGCTGGCGAACTGGACGCCATCATCCTGGAGGACTATGGCAAGGGATTTATCACGGAGCCATTGATGCGCTCCGTGACTCGCATCGCCCGGGCTTCCAACATTTTGGTCACCGTAGATCCATCGCCTCGCAATCCGTTGCCCTGGAGCGGAGTGAACCTGGTCAAGCCCAATCGGCTTGAAGCCTTTGCGGCTGCCGGACTGGAGGATCATCATCTGCCAGTGCCGGCGGAGCAGAACGAAGAACTGCTGCGCGTGGGGCACACCCTCCTGGAGCGCTGGGACACACCCATGGTGCTCGTGACTCTGGGTGAGCAGGGCATGATGCTCTTCCGCCGCCATGAGGCACCGCATCACATTCCCACCCGGGCTCGTGAGGTCTATGACGTGAGCGGCGCGGGGGACACCGCCATCGCCGTGCTGACCATGGCGCTGGCCAGCGGGCTGGACCCGGTGCAGGCCGCAGACGTGGCCAACCATGCCAGTGGCATCGTCGTTGGCAAGCTGGGCACCGCCTGTGTCACGCCTGAGGAGTTGCGGGCGGCGTACGATTCGTAG
- a CDS encoding FkbM family methyltransferase, giving the protein MNYVFAKEVGPVRYVWRRCLWRLLQSLGGRPTDYLLPTGLRLPLPKGNYFASDVFVTQASVDWHAEHILARYLMEHPGSRQGDFLDVGSHIGYYALLLAPLVRRVYAFEPDPRNREAMARTAARAANVEVVERAVADQDGQVGFCEGEASSVSHLADKAEDAQQWVEAVTLDRFVEERQLRPLAVKVDIEGFDILALEGARLTARRHRPVFLVEFNLEDERPNSHERLGTFLAEVGYELLAIVRTEAGPFRCAYEFKKLSASEVAAAHTKMLFLVPAGDRWFAAYLQSRPRWSSLALRPAGVSRVLAESVLPSNPKNG; this is encoded by the coding sequence ATGAACTACGTGTTTGCCAAGGAGGTGGGCCCGGTCCGCTATGTCTGGAGGCGCTGCCTCTGGCGGCTGCTGCAATCTCTGGGGGGGCGTCCTACGGACTACCTGCTTCCCACCGGCCTCCGGCTTCCCCTGCCCAAGGGGAATTATTTTGCCTCGGATGTCTTCGTCACCCAGGCCTCGGTGGACTGGCATGCCGAGCACATTCTGGCGCGGTACCTGATGGAGCATCCCGGTAGCAGGCAGGGTGATTTCCTCGATGTGGGCTCGCACATTGGATATTACGCACTGCTCCTGGCTCCGCTCGTGCGACGGGTGTATGCCTTTGAGCCTGATCCGAGAAACCGTGAGGCCATGGCCCGTACGGCCGCCCGTGCGGCCAACGTGGAGGTGGTGGAAAGGGCAGTGGCCGACCAGGACGGCCAGGTGGGTTTCTGCGAAGGAGAGGCCTCCTCAGTCAGCCATCTCGCCGACAAGGCGGAAGACGCCCAGCAGTGGGTGGAGGCGGTGACGCTGGATCGATTTGTGGAAGAGCGCCAACTTCGGCCCCTGGCGGTGAAGGTGGACATCGAGGGCTTCGACATTCTCGCCCTGGAAGGTGCGCGTCTGACGGCCCGTCGGCACCGGCCCGTGTTTCTGGTGGAGTTCAACCTGGAAGACGAGCGGCCCAATTCCCATGAACGCCTCGGAACTTTTTTGGCGGAGGTGGGCTATGAGCTCCTGGCCATCGTCAGGACGGAGGCCGGGCCCTTTCGCTGTGCATACGAGTTCAAGAAACTGTCCGCCTCTGAGGTGGCAGCCGCCCACACGAAAATGTTGTTTCTTGTTCCTGCGGGCGATCGATGGTTTGCTGCGTATCTGCAGAGCCGCCCACGCTGGAGTTCCCTCGCACTCCGGCCTGCGGGAGTGTCCCGTGTGCTGGCGGAAAGCGTGCTACCCTCCAACCCCAAAAACGGATGA
- a CDS encoding glycosyltransferase, whose product MKGLTDEAQPAVPKAPVTGVVVSFNEADLLERCLPSLSFCDEVLVVNMECTDATPEVTARHGARMVEHHRVPTVELVLEWASTQARNDWILSIDPDEVVDPKLGRQITELVAGPEEPRLARVELPWLFYFKDHALKGPYWGGENYKRGTMYHRHRVTHVHHVHHRPTANEGFESRVIPWEGDNVLHHYWMTSYAKFVEKHLRYIKLEGPRRKHAGDKFSWWKTIWDTGYSFAWSVIRRRGYKDGMVGLGLSGLYAWYVGSSWLSLRRLEKELKASQTAPKA is encoded by the coding sequence ATGAAAGGTTTGACGGATGAAGCCCAGCCGGCGGTCCCCAAGGCGCCTGTGACAGGTGTGGTGGTGAGCTTCAACGAGGCGGATCTTCTGGAACGCTGCCTGCCCTCGCTCTCCTTCTGTGATGAGGTGCTGGTGGTGAACATGGAGTGCACGGATGCCACACCGGAGGTGACCGCCCGGCACGGAGCCCGGATGGTGGAGCACCATCGTGTGCCCACCGTAGAGCTGGTGCTGGAGTGGGCCTCCACCCAGGCTCGGAATGACTGGATCCTGAGCATCGACCCCGATGAAGTGGTGGACCCCAAGCTGGGGCGTCAGATCACCGAGCTGGTGGCGGGTCCTGAAGAGCCCCGCCTCGCCCGGGTGGAGCTGCCCTGGCTATTCTACTTCAAAGACCACGCCCTGAAGGGCCCCTACTGGGGCGGGGAGAACTACAAGCGGGGCACGATGTACCACCGCCACCGCGTCACCCATGTGCATCATGTCCACCATCGGCCCACCGCAAATGAGGGGTTCGAGTCCCGTGTCATTCCGTGGGAGGGGGACAATGTCTTGCATCACTACTGGATGACCAGCTACGCCAAGTTCGTGGAGAAGCACCTCCGCTACATCAAGCTCGAGGGACCCCGCCGCAAGCACGCCGGGGACAAGTTCTCGTGGTGGAAGACCATTTGGGACACAGGCTATTCCTTCGCGTGGTCGGTCATCCGACGTCGCGGTTACAAAGACGGCATGGTAGGCCTGGGACTGAGCGGTCTGTACGCGTGGTACGTCGGGTCTAGCTGGCTCTCCCTGCGGCGGCTGGAGAAAGAATTGAAAGCTTCCCAGACGGCTCCCAAGGCGTAG
- a CDS encoding D-sedoheptulose 7-phosphate isomerase, with the protein MKVADPSVESESLILNHLEDHLAVVAALKSFTPLIDTLYRRIVESLEVGGKVLFFGNGGSAADAQHLAAEFVVRFRQNRRALAGIALTTDTSILTAGGNDFGFESIYARQVEALARPGDVVIGLSTSGNSANVLAGLEEARKQKCFTVAFTALGGGRCAEVADLAFKAPSPTTARAQECHLLVGHILCDLIEEHLLAQERGN; encoded by the coding sequence ATGAAAGTTGCTGACCCTTCCGTTGAATCTGAATCTCTGATCCTGAACCACCTAGAGGATCATCTTGCCGTGGTCGCGGCGCTTAAGTCGTTCACGCCGCTCATCGACACCCTGTACCGTCGCATCGTCGAAAGTCTGGAGGTCGGCGGGAAAGTCCTCTTCTTTGGCAATGGCGGCAGCGCCGCAGACGCCCAGCATCTGGCTGCGGAGTTTGTGGTGCGTTTCCGGCAGAACCGCCGGGCGCTGGCCGGCATCGCCCTGACGACGGATACCAGCATCCTGACGGCAGGCGGGAATGACTTTGGTTTTGAGAGCATTTATGCCCGTCAAGTGGAGGCGCTGGCCCGACCGGGGGATGTGGTGATCGGCCTCTCCACCTCAGGCAACAGTGCAAACGTGCTGGCCGGGCTGGAGGAAGCCAGGAAGCAAAAGTGTTTCACCGTGGCATTCACCGCCTTGGGAGGCGGACGGTGCGCGGAAGTGGCGGATCTGGCGTTCAAGGCCCCGTCACCCACCACGGCCCGCGCCCAGGAGTGCCACCTGCTGGTGGGCCACATTTTGTGCGATCTCATTGAAGAGCATCTGCTGGCGCAAGAGCGTGGCAACTGA
- a CDS encoding glycosyltransferase: MNGRFAQDFEFSSDLKSPSQSVWMVIPVFNRREITLGCLEHLHAIGVMGWCQVVVADGGSSDGTVQAIRTRFPEVTVLEGRWWWMEGIRAGMEHAQNQGADMYVWLNDDCRPTAGSVEALVDRAHTTGHVCGGVTRSPLGAYAGMRKTSFGLRPLDVSALKPGEVLPVDSLVGNFVAWPGKVVAATGLPDAVVFPHLCADHYYTLEAGRHGFPRELVGGVEAEDVHPDMGWARQSILRGDQPVGFVARWLLQWNPRAGLLPELRLHRRFWGPAGVLIPLGPWLKKWLLLSLRIVLPKALRSRL; this comes from the coding sequence ATGAACGGGCGTTTTGCCCAGGATTTCGAGTTTTCATCTGATCTGAAATCCCCGAGCCAATCTGTCTGGATGGTGATCCCGGTGTTCAACCGCCGGGAGATCACCTTGGGCTGCCTGGAGCACCTTCATGCCATCGGCGTCATGGGGTGGTGCCAGGTGGTGGTGGCGGATGGGGGCTCCTCAGACGGGACCGTGCAGGCCATTCGGACCCGCTTCCCCGAAGTGACGGTGCTGGAAGGCCGGTGGTGGTGGATGGAGGGGATCCGTGCAGGTATGGAGCACGCGCAAAACCAGGGTGCCGACATGTATGTCTGGCTCAATGACGACTGCCGCCCCACGGCGGGCAGTGTGGAGGCGCTGGTGGATCGGGCTCACACGACGGGCCATGTCTGCGGTGGCGTGACGCGATCCCCGCTGGGGGCGTATGCGGGCATGCGAAAGACTTCTTTCGGTCTGCGGCCGTTGGATGTCTCCGCCTTGAAGCCGGGGGAGGTGCTGCCGGTGGATTCGCTGGTGGGAAACTTTGTCGCCTGGCCCGGAAAGGTGGTGGCCGCCACTGGGCTGCCGGATGCGGTGGTGTTTCCTCATCTCTGCGCGGATCACTACTACACTCTGGAGGCTGGCCGGCATGGTTTTCCGCGTGAACTGGTGGGCGGGGTGGAGGCCGAGGACGTTCATCCTGACATGGGATGGGCCCGGCAGTCCATCCTGCGGGGCGATCAACCGGTGGGATTTGTCGCCAGGTGGCTGCTCCAGTGGAATCCCCGGGCCGGTCTGCTGCCGGAACTGCGATTGCACCGCCGCTTCTGGGGGCCGGCGGGGGTGCTGATCCCGCTGGGACCGTGGCTTAAAAAGTGGCTCCTCCTTTCCTTGCGCATTGTTTTGCCAAAGGCGTTGCGGTCACGGCTCTGA
- a CDS encoding acyltransferase family protein: MNPVTHDARRLPSLDGLRAVAAMMVVFAHCQATQGWPDWRILNEAIKTASGFLGVQVFFVISGFIITRLLLLEKLDAGAVSLPRFWSRRFLRIIPPLAVYLLCLSLLKAQGAVSVTTLSQVGSLFFFRNHLPEVDGLNAHCWSLSVEEQFYLAWPFCVAFLQVKHLRMVALTVMAISLVARTATNALGGTEWRWLIYHADCLMAGALAAIWLQEKGFEVIKPLKRSGIIWHFVGLMGMLILSRACATNLSRFFAPIQPTFVAVFVSWWILRLVSVREGVTYAILNTRVAVWLGAISYSTYLWQQLVSAPAKSWLHGTPWFAHFPLNVPMCIVAGALSYYLLEKPLQNLRRRWDAWVGAKSKTPPAAPVEPAGN; this comes from the coding sequence ATGAACCCGGTCACACATGATGCAAGAAGACTGCCTTCCCTGGATGGTCTGCGGGCGGTCGCGGCGATGATGGTGGTCTTCGCCCATTGTCAGGCCACCCAGGGCTGGCCGGACTGGCGGATCCTCAATGAAGCCATCAAAACCGCCTCGGGATTCCTGGGAGTGCAGGTGTTCTTCGTGATCAGCGGCTTCATCATCACCCGCCTGCTGCTGTTGGAAAAACTAGATGCCGGAGCGGTATCTCTCCCGCGCTTCTGGTCACGGCGGTTTCTCCGGATCATCCCCCCGCTGGCGGTGTACCTGCTCTGTTTGTCCTTGTTGAAGGCTCAGGGGGCGGTCTCCGTCACGACGCTCTCCCAGGTGGGCAGTCTCTTCTTCTTCCGGAATCATCTTCCGGAGGTGGACGGTCTCAATGCCCACTGCTGGTCCCTGTCTGTGGAGGAACAGTTTTACCTGGCCTGGCCGTTCTGCGTGGCCTTCCTGCAGGTGAAGCACCTGCGTATGGTGGCGCTGACGGTGATGGCGATCTCACTGGTAGCACGGACGGCCACGAATGCGCTTGGTGGCACGGAGTGGCGGTGGCTGATATATCATGCGGACTGCCTTATGGCCGGGGCGCTGGCCGCCATCTGGCTCCAGGAGAAAGGGTTCGAGGTGATTAAGCCGCTCAAGCGCAGCGGCATCATCTGGCATTTTGTGGGACTGATGGGGATGCTGATCCTCAGCCGCGCCTGTGCCACGAATCTGTCCCGCTTCTTTGCGCCGATCCAGCCCACCTTCGTGGCGGTGTTTGTGTCTTGGTGGATCCTCCGCCTCGTGAGTGTGCGGGAGGGGGTGACGTATGCCATCCTGAACACCCGGGTGGCGGTCTGGCTGGGGGCGATCTCCTACAGCACCTATCTCTGGCAGCAACTCGTGAGCGCCCCGGCCAAGAGCTGGCTCCATGGCACACCCTGGTTTGCCCATTTTCCTCTCAATGTGCCCATGTGCATTGTGGCGGGGGCTCTGAGCTACTATCTCCTGGAAAAGCCCCTCCAGAACCTCCGCCGGCGCTGGGATGCGTGGGTGGGTGCCAAATCCAAGACCCCGCCTGCGGCCCCGGTCGAGCCGGCGGGAAATTGA
- a CDS encoding CmcI family methyltransferase has protein sequence MAENPLEKHWLMSNPLLRVIRKVAARIYYDTLIRKTQTFGDVTWLGRPVWQNVQDLWTLQEVICRIKPSLIIECGTNRGGSSFFFATLFDLMGTEGKIVTVDVEKLHDMSHPRITYLLGSSTSDEIYNQIKAMADGVTGPILVMLDSDHSQKHVAGELERYAPLATVGSYCFVQDGCIDTEFMYRKARPGPLPAIKEYVAAHPEFQVDHALCERFVVTHHPLGWLKRVA, from the coding sequence ATGGCTGAGAACCCGCTTGAAAAACACTGGTTGATGTCCAATCCCCTCCTGCGGGTCATCCGCAAGGTGGCGGCCCGGATTTACTATGACACCCTCATCCGCAAGACCCAGACTTTTGGTGATGTGACCTGGCTGGGAAGGCCGGTATGGCAGAACGTGCAGGACCTGTGGACGCTCCAGGAGGTAATCTGCCGGATCAAACCCTCGCTCATCATCGAGTGCGGGACGAATCGCGGGGGCTCCTCCTTCTTCTTTGCGACCCTCTTTGACCTGATGGGGACGGAGGGGAAGATCGTCACGGTTGATGTTGAGAAGCTGCACGACATGAGCCATCCACGCATCACGTACCTGCTGGGCAGTTCCACCTCGGATGAGATCTACAACCAGATCAAGGCGATGGCTGATGGAGTGACGGGGCCGATCCTGGTCATGCTGGACAGTGACCACTCTCAGAAGCATGTCGCCGGGGAACTGGAGCGCTACGCGCCCCTGGCGACGGTGGGGAGCTACTGCTTCGTTCAGGACGGCTGCATCGATACCGAATTCATGTACCGCAAGGCGCGACCAGGTCCGCTGCCAGCGATCAAGGAGTACGTGGCCGCCCATCCGGAGTTTCAGGTGGATCATGCACTGTGCGAGCGGTTCGTGGTAACACATCATCCTCTGGGCTGGTTGAAACGGGTCGCCTGA